TTGATTTAAAGTGCTATTCGGCTGAATATCTACTGGCCCAGGTCTTTTCACTTCGCCTACCACACCTACTTGGATACGTGTGGGCGATAAAGTCGTCGTAGCTAATTGAGTCGCTTCTGCTCGGTTGATTTCCGTTGCAGTCGGAAACACAATTGTATCTCCGTCTTGCACAATCACGTCTTGATTAATGTCAGCATTTGTCACTAGTCGCCACAGGTCAAGCTTTATACTTTGTTCTCCACCAGTTCTTGTGGGTCGGCGGATCACAACATTGCGAATATCCGCTTGTGGCGTGATTCCTCCCGCTAACTGCAATGCCCGTGTTACAGTTGGCAGACCTGTTACACTTGGCGCACCAGTTGGGCTATTGGTGTTTGCCCCTTCCGCGCCACCTTGGGTAACCAAATAGGTTCCAGGACGGATAACTTCACCAATGACTGCTACCGTGCGGGGTCTGGTGGGGTCGGCGGCAAAGCTGGCGGCGGATAAATTTCGTGCATCTGCCAAGTCTAAATTGCTTGCCATGGGCACATAGATTGTGTCTCCATCTCGCAAGGTAATATCCTGTGGTAGTGAGCCTGTTCGTAAGAACTCCCTCAAATTGAGAGTGATGAATTGTTCTGGACCTCGTCCTAGCTTACGCCGCAATTCCACTCTAGTCAGATCCGCACTCTGTGTCGTTCCCTGAGCTGTCGTCAATGCAGCTAATACAGTTGGGTATTGTACACCAGGATTGTCGCCTGCGCCTCCTTGCAAGCTGAGACTGTACGCTCCTGGACGTGTCACCTCTCCGGCAACAGTAATATTGATCGGACGCGATGATAACAGATTGACTGATATAATAGGGCGCTTGAGATAGCGAGAATATCTCTGAGCAATTAAGTCAGCTGCTTGTTCTGTTGTTAGCCCTAAAACGGATACGCTACCAACTAACGGTAAGTTTATCCCGCCACCTGGGGGAATCTGGTACTCGCCTGAATATTCGGGAACTTCAAATACGCTGACTCTGATGCGATCGCCGCCTCCTAATGTATAGTTTGTATCTATCTGTGTCGCTGCTGCTGGTGCGGCTGGTCTTTGAGTATAGTTTGTATCTGTCTGTCTCGTTGATGGTACGGCTTGTCTTTGTATATTGTTTGTATTTATCTTTCTTGTTGGTTGTTTGACTTGATTCTGAGCTAAGCTAGCAGGCGCAAAAGTGATATTAACAGCAGTTAACAATAACACACCCCCAAATGGTAGGCTGATAAATTTTAACCTTGTATTATGCATATTTACCTGAGACTACTATTAGTAAAGTACTGTTTAAACATTTTAAGCTTGACTATTCTTACCTATTCAAGTTCCCTAACACTCTTATTTTCTGACAAAAAATGCTTTTTCAGGAGTATAATTGTTGATTAAATTTGAATTTTTAGTGAAGTTATTTTAAAGTTGAAAACGTTATTATATCTAATTTTAAAAAATGTGTCGTAGTTATTACTAGATTTTATATTATTAATTTCCTATTAACAAAGTATAGTATAGACAAAAATATTTTTTCCTAAAAATTGGGTGTAAGAAAAGTAGAATGAGACCCTTGATAAAAATATTAGGAAAACCAGATAAAGCTTTGAGACTGTATATTTTCTCTATCAACAAATTGCCATGTGTTCTTTTTTGTTCCACAGAATCTGTGACTAAGGATGGTATTGAGGCAAAAAGTTAGTTAGACGAGTATTAAACTAACCAAGAGAGTTCCTGTGTCGTTGGATTTGTTGCACAAAAAACTGCTCCAAAGAAGGACGAGACAAACTCAGAGCAATGATTTGCCCTCCCATCAGGCGAAGACTGGCAAGAAAATCATAAACATCGCCTTGTACTTCACCTTGCCAAGAACCATCAGGCTGATACTCTAGATTAGGAACCCATTTTTTGACAATTTCCGCATCACCACCGTGACCTTTGACATAGTATACGTTACTTGTTCCTAATAGTTCATCAAGAAAACCGAAGGAAATCAATTCTCCTTGAGCAAGGATAGCAACGCGATCGCAAATTTGCTCAACTTCACTAAGTACATGGCTGTTGAAAAAAATCGTCTTACCTGCGGCTTTCAGCGCTAGGATAATTTCCCGCATTTGGTAACGTCCCACAGGGTCAAGACCCGACATCGGTTCATCAAGAAACACCAATTCTGGGTCGTTAATAAGTGCCTGCGCCATACCGACACGCTGTAGCATTCCTTTTGAGTAGCGACGAAGGAGCTTTTTGCGGGCGTCTGCTTGGGATAACCCCACCAATTCCAGCAGTTGGGGAATGCGTTGACGTTGCACCTTTTTAGGAATTTGGAATAGCCCAGCCGCCAGTTCTAAAAATTCCCAGCCAGTGAGGTAATCATACAAATAGGGAGTTTCGCTTAAGTAGCCGATGCGTTCCTTAATACTGCGATCGCCCAGTGGTCTACCTAAAAGCAATCCCCGTCCTGACGTTGGACGAATAATTCCCAGCAGCAATTTCAACAGCGTAGTTTTCCCAGCACCATTTGGTCCGAGTAATCCAAAAGTTTCTCCCTTATAAACTTTCAAAGAACAGCTTTTCAGGGATACGACTTTTTGATTCAAAAAAAAGCCTGTGCGATAGACTTTTCGCAACTCAGACGTTAGGACAACTGGCGGAATGCCTGTGGTATTCAGTTGAGAATCAGGGGCGTCTGCGACAGACATCATGTTGTGCTTAATGCAACTGACAAAATCAGATCTAATGACAAATTACCCAGTAGACTGACAATAATAACACCTTATTGACTAAAGTCCCTTCAGTAGGGAAATGAGGGGAGTGGAGGAAGTGGAGGGAGATGAGATACTCTTTATCTCCCCCTACTCCCCCCACTCCTTGACTCCTTCACAACATCCCCTTAGAACTAGGAATCGTACCAGCACGACGAGAGTCGATTTCCACCGCCATCCGCATTGCCCTAGCAAATGCCTTAAATGTTGCTTCAATAATGTGATGGGAATTTATGCCATCCAAGGCGCGAATGTGCAGCGTCATTTGGCTATGGTTCACTAAAGCCACAAAGAATTCGCGCACTAATTGGGTGTCGTAGGTTCCTACCCGTTGGGTGGGAATTTGCAAGCCGTAGCTGAGGTGGGGGCGTCCGGAAAAGTCCAGCGCCACTTGAATGAGTGCTTCATCAAGAGGTGCGAGGAAGTTACCGAAACGGACAATACCTTTCTTATCGCCAAGTGCCTTGCTAATAGCTTGACCTAAGGTAATACCCACATCTTCGTTGGTGTGGTGGTCGTCAATGTGCAAATCTCCGGTTGCTCTAACCTCTAAGTCAAATAACCCGTGGGAAGCAATTTGATGCAGCATATGATCCAAAAAGGGAATGCCGGTTGCTGCATTACAAACACCTGTACCATCCAGGTTGACTCTGACATACACATCTGTTTCGCTTGTCGTGCGACTAATTTCGGCAATACGAGCGCCACTGGGAGGTTGTTCTTGGTGTGAAGGGAGAATTGGGCGTAGGACGGAGTCCTTGCGGTCGGCATCGCTTATTTGCATACAGAACCTAGCTTATGCTTACGATAGAGTAATGGGTCAGAGCCATTTGCTAACAGCTAATTGCTAATGATAAATACAGAAATAGCAATTAGCTGTACTGACTTTACATTCCCATGATTTCATATCCTGCATCCACATACAGGACTTGCCCTGTCATTCCACTTGCCAGATCACTACACAAGAAAGCCGCCGCATTGCCCACTTCCACCTGAGTGACAGTGCGTCGTAGGGGAGCCACCTGCTCCACATGATGAATCATATCCAAAATGCCTCCTACGGCACTAGAGGCTAAAGTACGAATAGGACCGGCAGAGATGGCGTTCACTCTAATATTTTGCGGACCCATTTCAGCAGCCAAGTAACGCACGCACGCTTCTAAACCTGCTTTGGCAACTCCCATCACATTATAGTTGGGAATTGCCCGCACACCTCCTAGGTAAGTGAGAGTGACGATACTTCCTCCCTGTGTCATCAAAGGTTTAGCATATCCGGCGAGTTGCACTAGGGAGTAGGTACTGACCTCTAAAGCTAGATTAAAGCCAGAACGGGAGGTTTGGCTAAAATCTCCAGTGAGATCATCTTTGTTGGCATAGGCAAGGCAATGGATAAAAATGTCTAACTTGCCCCACTTATCGCCGATCTCATCGAAGGTAGACTTGACCTCCTCGTCGTTTTGGACATTACAAGGAAGAAACAAACTAGGGTTTAGTGGTTCGACCAATTCGGCAACTTTTTTCTCCATTTTGCCTTTATCATCGCTCAAATAGGTAATGCCCAGGTTAGCGCCTGCTTTGTGTAGTTGTTGAGCGATCCCCCAAGCGATTGAGCGGTTGTTTGCAATTCCCGTTACTAGGGCATTTTTTCCAGTCAGATCCAGCATATAAATTCTTAATGTGAACATTCATGCTTGAGCATACTAGAATCTGACACCGATTTGTCTTTGTTTTGGGCACTATTTGCAAACACCCTCATTCACTAAACTTTGGATACCACAAAATCCCCGCTAAATTCTTAAGATATGCCCAACATATAGCATTCCTCAATGATTTATGAGTAGGCAGTAGGTGGTAGATAGTAGGTAGGAAATAGTAGGTATTAGGTAGTCAATGGGATTTATTTCTCTATCTGCTACCTACTGCCCAACTACCGCAATTCCACACCTTCAATAGGATTACTATGTCTATTTTTTTTACTTCATAAAACTTTTGAAAAAAGTTTTGTAATTAACTATTAGAAAGGACTAGATCTAAACATGAGAAATTATGTATCATGATGAACAAATAACTATGAAGCAAAGATGATAAGTATAGGAAAGTACAAAAAGGTTGACAATGTGTTATTGATTTTTCAGGTGTATTCTTAGGGAATCGGTTTTAGTTTTTCCGGCATTGGGTAGGGGAAGGGAGATGATAGTGACACAAGATAAAGCCCTAGCAAATGTTTTTCGTCAGATGGCGACCGGAGCGTTTCCACCGGTT
The sequence above is a segment of the Mastigocladopsis repens PCC 10914 genome. Coding sequences within it:
- the hisB gene encoding imidazoleglycerol-phosphate dehydratase HisB, whose translation is MQISDADRKDSVLRPILPSHQEQPPSGARIAEISRTTSETDVYVRVNLDGTGVCNAATGIPFLDHMLHQIASHGLFDLEVRATGDLHIDDHHTNEDVGITLGQAISKALGDKKGIVRFGNFLAPLDEALIQVALDFSGRPHLSYGLQIPTQRVGTYDTQLVREFFVALVNHSQMTLHIRALDGINSHHIIEATFKAFARAMRMAVEIDSRRAGTIPSSKGML
- a CDS encoding polysaccharide biosynthesis/export family protein is translated as MHNTRLKFISLPFGGVLLLTAVNITFAPASLAQNQVKQPTRKINTNNIQRQAVPSTRQTDTNYTQRPAAPAAATQIDTNYTLGGGDRIRVSVFEVPEYSGEYQIPPGGGINLPLVGSVSVLGLTTEQAADLIAQRYSRYLKRPIISVNLLSSRPINITVAGEVTRPGAYSLSLQGGAGDNPGVQYPTVLAALTTAQGTTQSADLTRVELRRKLGRGPEQFITLNLREFLRTGSLPQDITLRDGDTIYVPMASNLDLADARNLSAASFAADPTRPRTVAVIGEVIRPGTYLVTQGGAEGANTNSPTGAPSVTGLPTVTRALQLAGGITPQADIRNVVIRRPTRTGGEQSIKLDLWRLVTNADINQDVIVQDGDTIVFPTATEINRAEATQLATTTLSPTRIQVGVVGEVKRPGPVDIQPNSTLNQALLAAGGFNDARASSARVDLVRLNPDGSVTKRNVKIDFAAGINEQTNPILRNNDVVVVYRSGAAKTGDTIGTIINPFSAVLGVFRALFGF
- a CDS encoding ABC transporter ATP-binding protein codes for the protein MMSVADAPDSQLNTTGIPPVVLTSELRKVYRTGFFLNQKVVSLKSCSLKVYKGETFGLLGPNGAGKTTLLKLLLGIIRPTSGRGLLLGRPLGDRSIKERIGYLSETPYLYDYLTGWEFLELAAGLFQIPKKVQRQRIPQLLELVGLSQADARKKLLRRYSKGMLQRVGMAQALINDPELVFLDEPMSGLDPVGRYQMREIILALKAAGKTIFFNSHVLSEVEQICDRVAILAQGELISFGFLDELLGTSNVYYVKGHGGDAEIVKKWVPNLEYQPDGSWQGEVQGDVYDFLASLRLMGGQIIALSLSRPSLEQFFVQQIQRHRNSLG
- the fabI gene encoding enoyl-ACP reductase FabI encodes the protein MLDLTGKNALVTGIANNRSIAWGIAQQLHKAGANLGITYLSDDKGKMEKKVAELVEPLNPSLFLPCNVQNDEEVKSTFDEIGDKWGKLDIFIHCLAYANKDDLTGDFSQTSRSGFNLALEVSTYSLVQLAGYAKPLMTQGGSIVTLTYLGGVRAIPNYNVMGVAKAGLEACVRYLAAEMGPQNIRVNAISAGPIRTLASSAVGGILDMIHHVEQVAPLRRTVTQVEVGNAAAFLCSDLASGMTGQVLYVDAGYEIMGM